The Egibacteraceae bacterium genome has a window encoding:
- a CDS encoding ATP-binding cassette domain-containing protein gives MSTTAPACELDDLVVSYGAEVAVGPLSLRVAPGETVALVGPSGAGKTSVLRALSGMVTPAAGTVRLGGEDLDRLRGRRELPRRVGMVSQGLDLVPQLSVKHNVQAGALGRWGLARSLAALVLPLEHPPARAAARRLGVEDLFAKRVADLSGGEQQRVALARLLVQDPALVLADEPVASLDPARADDLLGLLCEAARERGRTLVASLHTPDLARRHFDRIIGLRGGRVTFDLPPAGVTPEVLDRVYRLIAPVEDAPGPGRTEGGGSAPGARADTG, from the coding sequence GTGAGCACGACCGCCCCTGCGTGCGAGCTCGACGACCTGGTCGTGTCCTACGGCGCGGAGGTCGCCGTCGGCCCCCTGTCCCTGCGGGTGGCGCCGGGTGAGACGGTCGCGCTGGTCGGCCCGAGCGGCGCGGGCAAGACCTCCGTGCTGCGGGCCCTGTCGGGCATGGTCACCCCCGCGGCGGGGACCGTGCGCCTGGGGGGCGAGGACCTCGACCGCCTCCGCGGCCGGCGGGAGCTGCCGCGACGGGTCGGGATGGTCTCCCAGGGCCTGGACCTCGTCCCGCAGCTGTCGGTCAAGCACAACGTGCAGGCCGGCGCGTTGGGCCGATGGGGGCTCGCCCGGTCGCTGGCCGCGCTGGTGCTGCCCCTGGAGCACCCGCCGGCCCGCGCGGCCGCACGCCGCCTGGGCGTGGAGGACCTGTTCGCCAAGCGTGTGGCGGACCTGTCGGGCGGTGAGCAGCAGCGCGTCGCGCTGGCCCGCCTGCTCGTGCAGGACCCCGCCCTGGTCCTCGCCGACGAGCCCGTGGCCTCCCTGGACCCGGCCCGCGCCGACGACCTGCTCGGCCTGCTCTGCGAGGCCGCCCGCGAACGCGGGCGGACCCTGGTCGCGAGCCTGCACACCCCCGACCTGGCCCGCCGTCACTTCGACCGCATCATCGGGCTGCGCGGCGGCCGGGTCACCTTCGACCTGCCGCCGGCGGGCGTCACCCCCGAGGTGCTCGACCGCGTGTACCGCCTGATCGCCCCCGTGGAGGACGCGCCGGGTCCGGGTCGCACCGAGGGGGGCGGTTCCGCCCCCGGTGCCCGGGCCGACACGGGCTAG
- a CDS encoding ABC transporter permease subunit: MSAAPGLVGVRPRFNRRGALTALLAGAFLASLAMVAGDELTHSGGGAAAWDLLGSLLRPDLSRAFLATVAEASLLTLGYAVAGMSVALVIGVPGAFLVSGVLTRRRVVRAGSVAAGRSVFATLRAIHELVWALLLLSILGLTPLAGVLAIGIPYGATVARVLGERLQDVPPAPPAALETAGASPWQILCYARLPLAGADMAGYVFYRFECAVRAAAVLSFIGLGGIGYRIEIALADLRFEQVWTLLAALVTVIVIVDRVSAMVRARMVV, from the coding sequence ATGAGCGCCGCCCCGGGGTTGGTGGGGGTGCGTCCGCGGTTCAACCGCCGCGGCGCCCTGACGGCCCTGCTCGCCGGCGCGTTCCTCGCCAGCCTCGCCATGGTCGCCGGCGACGAGCTGACCCACTCCGGGGGCGGCGCAGCGGCCTGGGACCTGCTGGGCTCCCTGCTGCGCCCCGACCTGTCGCGGGCCTTCCTGGCCACCGTGGCCGAGGCCAGCCTGCTCACCCTCGGCTACGCGGTGGCCGGCATGTCGGTGGCCCTGGTGATCGGCGTGCCCGGCGCCTTCCTCGTCAGCGGCGTCCTCACCCGCCGGCGGGTGGTCCGGGCCGGGTCGGTCGCCGCCGGCCGCTCGGTGTTCGCCACGCTCCGGGCCATCCACGAGCTGGTCTGGGCCCTGCTGCTGCTGAGCATCCTCGGCCTCACACCCCTCGCCGGGGTGCTGGCCATCGGCATCCCCTACGGGGCGACGGTGGCGCGGGTGCTCGGCGAGCGCCTCCAGGACGTGCCGCCCGCACCGCCCGCGGCGCTGGAGACCGCCGGCGCGTCCCCCTGGCAGATCCTGTGCTACGCCCGCCTGCCGCTGGCCGGCGCGGACATGGCCGGCTACGTCTTCTACCGCTTCGAGTGCGCGGTGCGGGCCGCGGCGGTGCTGTCGTTCATCGGGCTGGGCGGCATCGGCTACCGCATCGAGATCGCCCTCGCCGACCTGCGCTTCGAGCAGGTGTGGACGCTGCTGGCCGCGCTGGTCACGGTGATCGTGATCGTCGACCGGGTCTCGGCCATGGTGCGCGCCCGGATGGTGGTGTGA
- a CDS encoding ABC transporter permease subunit: protein MDDVRLEAAQARMLPDATARTPTRRATLHLAAGVLVTVVAAWWFVLAQEGSDVPAAGQVLDRTVDFAGRLLGVGDEATPAYAQSAKWAVVGRLALDTVVMSVLAAGMAGLGALATIAFAARSLTIGEFAPANRLLGRAAYLVVRGVHVVARSVPELVWALLLVFLVRPGVLAGALALALHDLGVMGRLGADVIDGLDRGPLRGLRASGARRLEILAYGVLPAALPQLVTFLLYRWEVIIRASVVVGFITAAGLGFQLRLDLSARRWTDVALILLVYVLLVWTVDLASTALRRLAR from the coding sequence ATGGACGACGTGCGGCTGGAGGCCGCGCAGGCCCGGATGCTGCCCGACGCCACCGCGCGCACGCCCACCCGGCGGGCCACGCTGCACCTGGCCGCCGGGGTGCTCGTGACCGTGGTCGCCGCGTGGTGGTTCGTCCTGGCCCAGGAGGGCAGCGACGTGCCGGCCGCCGGACAGGTCCTCGACCGCACCGTGGATTTCGCAGGCCGGCTGCTGGGCGTGGGTGACGAGGCCACGCCCGCGTACGCGCAGTCGGCCAAGTGGGCCGTCGTGGGCCGCCTGGCCCTTGACACCGTGGTGATGTCGGTGCTGGCCGCGGGCATGGCCGGCCTCGGCGCGCTGGCCACGATCGCCTTCGCCGCCCGCAGCCTGACCATCGGTGAGTTCGCGCCCGCCAACCGCCTGCTCGGGCGCGCGGCCTACCTCGTCGTGCGCGGTGTCCACGTGGTCGCCCGCTCGGTGCCCGAGCTGGTGTGGGCGCTGCTGCTGGTGTTCCTCGTCCGCCCGGGCGTGCTGGCGGGGGCGCTCGCGCTGGCGTTGCACGACCTCGGCGTGATGGGGCGCCTGGGCGCCGACGTCATCGACGGCCTCGACCGCGGCCCGCTGCGCGGCCTGCGCGCGTCGGGCGCGCGCCGTCTGGAGATCCTGGCCTACGGGGTGCTGCCGGCGGCGCTGCCGCAGCTGGTCACGTTCCTGCTGTACCGCTGGGAGGTGATCATCCGCGCCAGCGTCGTCGTCGGGTTCATCACCGCGGCTGGTCTCGGCTTCCAGCTGCGCCTGGACCTGTCGGCGCGGCGCTGGACCGACGTCGCGCTGATCCTGCTCGTCTACGT